DNA from Streptomyces rishiriensis:
CGTAGGCGTACAGGACGGCCCGGCCGTCGACGAGTTCCGCCTTGGTGAGTCCGCGCCGGTCGTACCGGTAGCGCAGTTCACCGTCCGGGCCGACGGCCTCCAGCAGGCGCCCGGCCCGGTCGTAGGCGTACGTCGTCACCTGGCCGTCGACGTCCTTGGCGACCACCCGGCCGAGTCGGTCGCGCGCGAACGAGACGGTCCCGCCGAGTGCGTCGACGCGGGCGACCAGCCGGCCCGCCGGGTCCGTCCGGTAGGTGAGGGTGCGGCCGTCGAAGTCGGTCTCGGAGACGATGTTGTCGGCGGCGTCGTACTCGTAGGTCCAGGTCAGCCCCTGCGGGTTCGTGACGCGGGTGAGGCGCAGTCCGGCGTCGTGCTCGAACTCGTAGCGCGCGCCGTCGGGTCGGGTATGGGCGGCCGGCAGATCGAAGTGGGTGTACTCGAAGCGGGAGACGCCACCGGACGCGTCGGTGCGGGAGAGCAGGTTGCCCTCGCCGTCGTAGGTCCACGACTGCGCGGCGCCGTCAGGGCCGGTGCGCCGGGCGAGTTGTCCGTCGGCGGCCCACTCCAGGAGGGTGACGCCGCCCATGGGGTCGGTGACGCGCACCGGTCTGCCGAGGGCGTCCCGCTCCGTGCGGGTGAGGGCCCCGGCCGGGTCGGTCACCTCCACGGGCAGCCCCGCCGCGTCGCACACCACGTGTGTCGTGGCCCCGAGGGCGTCGGTGACCGAGGTGAGCCGACCGGACCCGTCGTAGGTGTAGTGGGTGGTGGCGCCGGCCTGGTCGGTGACCGCCGTGCGGTTGCCGCGTTCGTCGTACGCGTGGACCATGCGGGTGCCGTCGGAGCCGATGACCTCCACGGGCAGGCCGAACGGACCGCGCACCGTGCGCAGTTCGCTGCCGTCCGGGCGGACGGCGGACACGACGCGCCCCTCCTCGTCGTAGGCGAAGACCGTGGTGAGGCCCAGCGGATCGGTGCGGGTCACGAGGTTGCCGCCGCTGTCGTAGCCGAACCGGGTGGTGTGGCCGAGCGGGTCGGTGAGGGCGAGCCGACGGCAGCCGGGGCCGTACAGGTGCCGGGTGACCCGGCCGTCGGCGGTGGTCAGGACCGTCGCTCGGTGACCGGTCGCGGCGTCCGGTTCGGTGTAGGACAGGGTGATCTGGACGTGGCCGGCCTCGCCGCCCTCCGCCACGACCCGGTCGCGGTCGTCGTAGACGTAGTCGTACCGGCTGCCGTTGGAGTCGATCCAGGCAATGACGCGGCGGCGGTCGTCGTAGACGAACGTGGTGACGGCGCCCGACGGCTTGGTGACCGTGGTCAGGTCGCGGTCCTCGTAGCCGTAGCTCAGCAGCGGCAGATCAGCCCCGCCCTCGCCGCCGCCGGCCAGCGACAGGCCGGTGACCAGGCCGTCGGCGACGGACAGGTTCACCCGGTGTCCCGCCGAGTGGACCAGGGCCAGCGGCACTCCGTCCTCGCCCCGGTCTACGTCGACGGCGTGGCCGTTGCGTTCGCTGACGCCCGACAGCCAGGCGACGCCGTCGCCCCCCGGTTCGCCGCCCGACGGGGCCGTGAAGTGGAAGGTCAGGCCGCTGTCGAGGGCAGTGACCGTATAGCCGCCGTCGCTGTCGCTGGCCAGCAGCGTGCGGGCGCGGCCCGTTTCGGGGCGGGTGGGCGAGCCGGGGGCCGGGTGCGGGTACGGCACGAGAAGTCCCTCGGCGGTGACGTGGAGGACACCGATCGCGTCGATCTCCAGACGTTCGTCGACGGTCGACGTCCAGGCGGGCCCGAGGAAGCGGCCGGCCGTGCAACCCGACTCGGTACGGCGGGTGAAGACCAGCGGCAGGATGCCGGGGATCTCCAGGTCGGTCTGGGGCAGGAACATCCGGCCCGACGCGAGGTCCACCGGGTCGGTGCCGTCGGTGGGGCGCTCGCCGTCCGGTCGGCTGTGGGTCCCCTCCGGGGCGTCGTCGACCAGGCGGCGCAGCCGCGCGGCGTCGGCGGCCTCCTCGGCGACGCGCACGGCCTTCACCCCGGCGCCCCCGCCCCCGGTGGCCACGGTCAGAGCGAGGTCGGGCAGCAGCCGGCCGAAGCCCTCGGCCGGGTCCTTCATGAAGTCGCTGATCATCTGCTTGCCCGTGCCGACCGGGTCGTTGGCGGCCACCACCAGGCCGGCGGCCAGGTTGTTGAGGGACGTGGCGTACTCGGCCGGGTGCGTGATGTTGTACGGATCCAGCGGGTTGACGCCGCGGACGAAGTTGAGCAGCCCCGCGGTGCCCTTGACGACGCCGCCGCCGACGTGGTCGCCCATGAGCTGAAGCTCCTGCAGTCCGTCGCCCAACTGCTCGGTGTAGGACGGCTTCTGCGGGGCCATGTCGCGGGCGGCGCGCACTGCCGTGCGCGCGGTCTCCGCCGCCGAGTTGCGCTGCTTACGGGCCTCGGCCAGAACGTCCTGGGCCTCCTGCATCAGCTTCTTGCCGGGGTCGTCGAACGTCGCCGCGGGCTTCGGCGGCAGGGAGGCCGGGTCGCGCCGGTCGGCGGGCTGGGCGTTGTAGCGATCGACGGCGCCGTTGTAGTCGTCGACCTTCTTGCGGTGGGCGTCGGCGGCGTCCTCGGAGGCCTTGACTCCCTCCTTCCATTTGTCGATCGCCGTCTGCGCCTGTCCCTGCGCCCAGGTGACCGTGCCGGCGAACGCCTCCAGCGCGGCGGCCGCCCTCTCACAGGCATCGGCACCGGTGAACCACTTGGGCGGCTGGGTGCTCACCGCGGTGCGCAACGCGTCGGCCGTCTCGCCCTTGAGCCGGGACGAGTCGAGGCCCTTGAGACCGTCACCTGCGTTGTCGAAGGCCGACTGGAAGGCGCGGAGCTTCCCGGCGGTGGAGGTGATCTCGCTCGGGCTGCCGTAGATCAGCTTGGTCTTGTCCTCGGTCTGCCCGAGGTCCATCTCGTCGACCTCGGCGCCCAACCGGTTGGCGACCGAACGGGACTGCTCCCGCACCCAGTCCGCGCCGGACTTCCAGCCGACGTCGTCCAGCCGGTCCGCGGTCCAGTTGCCCGCGTCCTCGACCCGGTTGCCCACCCACTCGACGCCGTCCTCGACCGCGTCCTCGACCGAGTCGGGCGTGATGTCACTGATGAAGTCGCCGATACCCACCGTCAGTTCCCCCCGGACTCACCCTGCTGCTCCTGCTGGGCGCGTTCCTCCGGCGATGGGCCGAAGGTGTCGTCCAGCGCCTGGTTCCACTGGTCGTCGGAGATGCCGAGAGCGTCGTTGAGCACCTGCGACTGCTGACCGCCGTGACCCTCGGTGAGAACGGTGCGGCCGGTGTCCTTCCAGGTCTGCTCCATGTCCTGGCCGGCCTTGTCGAACGACTCGGCGCTCCAGTCCGGGTCCAAGTAGTCCGGCGTGAAGATGTCGCCCCAGTTCTGCTGGGCGATCTCCTCCTCACTTGCGTGCGGGTTCCCGCCGAACAGGGAGTTGGCACCCACCTTGAGCGTGGCCGCGACGTACTGGTCGTGCTCCCACTGGGTGCCCGCCGCCAGGCCGAGGCGGTCGGCGAGCGCGCTGGCGTCGTGCACCAGGGCACGCACGCCCCACTCCCAACGTTCGCAGAAGTCCTCGAAGTCGACCGCGAGGCCGTGGTGCCCGGCCTCCATCCCCGTCATCGCCAGTTCGGAGAAACCCTTTCCCATCACCGATCCGGTGGCGCCGCCGAGTTCACCGAGCTGGTCGATGGTCGCGCCCACACCCTGGGTGAACTTGGCGACGGACGCCTTGTCGAGCCGCAGGTCCGGTTCGTCACCGCTCATGACCGCGCCCCCTCTCCCGCCGCGGCGGCGTCGACGGCGACGGCCTCCGGCACGATGCCGACGACGGGCGGGAAGAACATCGACCCGTCCTCGGTGGCGATGTCGACGGCCAGGCCGGCGGGCTCGCCCAGGGTGGGCACGATGTCGTCGACGATGCGCGCGCCGAGCAGCGCCGCGTAGTCCATGGGCTGGTCACCGCGCGTGTGACGCAGCGCGAACCGGGCCAGCGCGGCCTCGTCGGTGAACCCGCAGATCCACCGCACGCCGCCCGAACGCACCGACCAGAGACCTCCGTCGGCCATGGGCACCAGGAGGACCGAGCGCCGCATCTCGCCGACCAGAGCACGCGGGTCGTCGCCTCCCCTTCTCCGCTCGGCGATGCGTTCGGCGAGTGCCGCCTTCGGCTGCTGCACGGTTCCCTCCCCGGGCGTAGGTGACTGAAGGCACCGTAGAGCAGGACGCGCGGGGAGAAGCGAGCGGTTCTGGTGAAGCCCGCCCGGGCCGGAAGGCGTCTCCCGCGAAGACGGGATTCCGTCGGGACTCCCGGCCCCCTCAGTCCGGCCCCCTCAGCCCGGCCGGCCCGGCCCGGCCATCACGTGGCCGGAAAACCGGGTTCAGCCGTGGCGTCCCTGGCCCTCCATCGTCTCCACCAGCCGTCCCAACGCCCTGAGAATCCACTCGCGGTCGTCCCCGAGGCCTGCCAGCAGATCCACCTCGGCGGCGAGTTGGCGGGGGAAGAGGTCGTCGACGGCCTTGGCGCCCGACTCGGTGATGACGAGCAGGGCGGCGCGGCGATCGGCGGGATTGGGGGTGCGGGTGATGAAACCGCGCCGCTCCAGTTTGGCGAGGGTCTTGCTGACGCCGGCGCGGGAGAGCCCGAGGCGTTCGGCGAGGCTGCGGGCGATCACCGGGTCGGTGGCGTGACGCAGGGGGATGAGCGTGTCGACCTCGGGGGCGGTGAGGGGGGCGCCCGCGTAGAGCGGTTCGACGGCGCGGTCGAGCAGACCGGTGGCGCGCTTGAGCAGGCCCACCACTTCCATGGGTGAGGTGTCGAGCCCCGGGTTGTGAGCGGCCCACTGGGCACGGACGTCGGCGGGGGAGGCGGGGGAGGTGGGCATGCGGCTCGCCTTCTGACCTGCGCGGCAATTTGTTAGCTGGTGAACTATTGGTTATCTTTTACTCATGGTACCCCCGTCATCCTCCCGTGCCACCGCTGTGCCGACCGCCACCGCCACCGCCACCGCTCCCGGCCCCGCCCCGCGCGAGCGTTCGGCCGTCGCCCTCGTCGCCGTCCTCGGTGCGCTGACGGCGGTCGCCCCGCTCGCGACCGACATGTACGTCCCGGGCTTCCCGGCCATGGGCAACGCGCTCGGGGCGAGCAGCTCGGCCGTGCAGCTGACGATGACCGCGTTCCTGGCCGGGCTGGTCGTCGGGCAGTTGCTGATCGGGCCGCTCAGTGACGGGCTCGGGCGGCGCCGGCTGCTGATATCCGGCTCCACCGGGTTCGTCCTCTTCTCGCTGGTGTGCGCCGTCGCCCCGAACGTCGGTCTGCTGACCGGCGCCCGCTTCCTCCAGGGCGTGGCCGGCGCGGCGGGCATGGTGCTGGCCCGGGCCGTGCTCACCGACCGGTTCGACGGTGCCGAACTGCCCCGCCGTTTCGCGGTGCTCTCCCAGGTCATGGGCGTGGCGCCGATCGCCGCGCCGGTGCTCGGCGGGGCGATCCTGGGCGTCTCCACCTGGCGTGCGGTGTTCGCCGTGCTGGCGGTGCTGGGCGGACTGCTGGTACTTGCCGTGGTGCGCGGGGTGCCGGAGTCCCTGCCGCCCGAGCGGCGTCGCAGCGGCGGGTTCCTGAACACGTTCCGTGCCATGGGAACGCTGCTCGGCCGCCGGGCGTTCATGGGGTACGTCCTGGCCGTCGCCCTCGTCGCGGCAGCCTTGTTCGCCTATATCAGCGGTTCCAGTTTCGTCTTCGAGAACCTCCACGGCGTCTCCTCGACGACGTACTCCCTCATCTTCGCCACGAACGCGGTCGGCATGCTGCTCGCCGGCGCGGTCTTCGCCCGGCTCGCCGGGCGGGGCGTACGGCTGAACACCCTGCTCGCCGCCGGGGTCGGTGTCGTGCTGGCGGGCGCACTCGGGCAGGTTCTGGTGGTCCTGTCCGTGGGGGAGAGCCTCGTGGGCACATGGGTCACCTTGTTCGTGACCACCGCCGGCGTAGGGCTGGTCTTCCCGAGCGGCATGAGCATCGGGCAGTCGGTGGGGCGGATGGCGCCGGGAGCGGCGTCCGCGCTGCTGGGCGGCCTCCAGTTCCTCTTCGGAGCGCTCGCCTCACCGCTGGTGGGGCTGTTCGGGGAGGACAGCTCCCTGCCGATGGCCCTCATCATGCTGATCGCCGCCACGGGGGCGGTACTCGCCCTCGTCGGACTGGCACGGCCGTGGCAGGGACACGGGGAAACGGCTTCCGTCTGAGGCTGTTGGAGGTGGGACCCTCTTGTCGCTGGGATGCGGCCGGGGGCGGATGCTGTTGTGGGTGGGGCGGGGCGGCGCCGTGGGGCGGATGCCGTTGAGCAGGGCGGGCGGGGCAGGGCGGGGCCGTCGGTCTGGTGCCGCTGTCTGAGAGCGGCCGTCGGTCTCACGTCGGTGTCGGTCAGGCGCTGCGCTGATGTCCGGTCGCACGCGGGTCGGGGTCGGGCCGCACCCGAGTCGCCCCCGCGGCGAAGATCGGCCACAATGGGCGCCCGTCGTTCGTTCGTCCGTACCGAACCATCCGAGGTTTCCCCGTGACCCACTCCGTGGCCCGCGAGCCGCAGCGGCGTAATTCGCGGTCCAACCGGGCGCGCATCCTGGCCACGGCCCGGCAGGAACTCGGCCGGAACCCGGACGTCACCCTGGAGGAGATCGCGCGCGCCTCCGGCGTCGTACGACGGACTCTCTTCGGTCACTTTCCCGGACGTGCTGCGTTGTTGGAGGCGCTCGCGGAAGAGGCGTCCGAGGCTTTGCGTGGCGCGCTGGCGGTCGCGTCGGCACCGCAGGAGCCGGCCGAGCGGGCGCTGGCGCACTTCGTGCACACGATCTGGCCGGTGGGCGACCGCTATCGGCTGCTCCTGGCGCTGGCCCGGCGTGACCTGGGCGACGAGCGGGTCGCCGAGATCCTCGCCCCCGCCCGCGACGAGGTCACCGCCATCCTGGCGCGCGGGCAGCGCGACGGTGTCTTCCACACGCAGCTGCCGCCCGCCGTGCTGAGCGCGGGGCTCGAGGCGATGCAGGTCGCGCTGCTGGAGGAGGTCAACACCGGGGCGCTGGAGGACGACGGGACCCGGACGGCCGTCGTGACACTCGTCGCGGCGGGGGTGTCGGAGGAGCGGGCACGGTCCGTGGTCGGTGAGATCGTGTCGGCGGCCGCAAGCGTCGCTGAGCCGGGCGCCTGAAGCGTCCGGATCGCCAAAGGTTCCCTGCCTCCGCCTGCCGTTCTGCGCTCACGCCGCTCTGCGCTCACAGGCCCTGACAGGGGCAGCAGGACACGACAGGGCAGGCAGCGCAGGCAGTCGCCGTTGCTGAGCGGGTCGGCGCCTCGCTGTCGTCGTCGGGTCCGGTCGTAGTTGGTCGTGCCTGGTCGTGCCCTGGTCGTGACTGGTCGGACCGTCCGGTCGTAGGTCGAGTTCGAGCAGCGGCAGCTGACGGGCCGACCCGTCGGTGGGATGTCGCGGACGGCGATATTCACCCGCCGTACGTGCCCGCAGCTGTGCTCAGCCACCCGCGTCAGGGCAGAAGACGGCAACCCGCGCTCGTGCCTCGGCGTGAGCCAGGGTGCCGATGCCCTCCTGGCACGCCTTCGCGGTACGGGAGTCCACCGGCACGCCTTGGCGGTGCATGAGTCCACCGGCACGTCTTCGCGGTGCGTGAATCCACCTGCGCCGTCATGAGCCGGTCGAATGAGCCGGCCGCACGGGACGGTCGAGCGGGACGGGCATCAGGATCAGCGTGAGCCGTGCGGCAAGGGTGATGGTGGGGGCGGCCGGTCGCCGCCTGTGGCGGGTGCCGGGCCCTTCGGTCGTTTCGTGGACGCGCCGCTCTCGTACCTGAGCCGGAACCCTCAACTGCTCTTTGGGGAGGGGGTCTTCGCCGACGGAGCACAAAAGCGGTCGTTCACCCTGCGCGAGGTGAGGGCACAGCTTGCCAGGGCACCCGTGACGTCGGCGGTCTCGGCGGTCTCGGCGGTCTCGGCGGTCCCGGCGGTCCCGGCGGTCTCTGCGAGGCCGCTGTCGGTGCCGTGGCTCGGTGGCCACGGGTCGCCACCAGGTCCAGCTCTCGGGCCAGACCGCGGGCGCGGCGAGCAGGGGGCGGGGTGGGCGAGGTGCGCGGCGCTGCGGCCACGGCGCCGCGGCTCGCGCGGGGGCTGGCCGCCGGTCCTTTCGCCTCCCGTCGGTCAGGGGCGCTGGGCAGGCCATCGAACTATTTGCACACTTGTGGGCAACAAACTAGTCTGCACATCAACGGGCAATTAACTCGTCCTCTTAGGAGCCCCCCATGCCCTTCCCCGTCAAGACACCGGTCGAGAAGATGACCGGGCCGTACGCCAAGCGCTGGTCGGCGCTGATCGTGCTCTGCCTGAGCCTGCTCATCGTGGTCATGGCGAACACCTCGTTGATCGTGGCCGCGCCGGACATGACCACGGACCTGGGCCTGAGCAGCAGCGACCTCCAGTGGGTCATCGACGGCTACACGGTCCCGTACGCCGCGCTGATGCTCGTGCTGGGGTCGATAGGCGACAAGTACAGCCGTCGCGGCGCGCTCATCACCGGGCTGCTGGTCTTCGCGGGCGGTTCGGTGATGGGCAGCCTGGTGGACCGGACCGACATGGTCATCACGGCCCGCGCGATCATGGGTGTCGGTGCCGCGGTCGTCATGCCGGCCACCCTGTCGCTACTGGTCGCGATCTTCCCGCGGCGGGAGCGGGCCAAGGCCATCACGGCCTGGACGGCCACCTCGGGGCTGGCCATCGCCGTCGGTCCGCTGGTCGCCGGCTGGCTGCTCCAGGACCATGCGTGGGGCTCGACCTTCCTGATCAACGTGCCCATCGCGCTTGTCGCCGTCGTCGGCGCGCTCGCACTGATCCCGCCGTCCAAGGCGGCGGGCATGGGCCGGATCGACTACATCGGCGGTCTGCTGTCGATCGTCTCCGTCGGCTCACTGGTGTACGCGACCATCGAGGGTCCGCACTTCGGCTGGGGCGCCGGGCCGATCACCGCTGCCGTGGTCGCCGCGGTCGGCCTGGTGGGATTCGTGGCCTGGGAGCTGCGGCATCCGCATCCGATGCTGGACGTCCGCAAGTTCCGGCTGCGGCCCTTCGGCGGTTCGATGCTGGCGGTGCTGTTCTTCTTCTTCGGCACCTTCGGGGCGATCTACTACTCGACCCAGTTCCTCCAGTTCGTTCTGGACTACGACGCGCTGCAGACCGGCGTACGGCTGCTGCCGCTGGCCGGTGCGGTCTTCGTCGGCGCCGCGGTGACCGGGCGGCTGACCCCGAAGCTGGGCGTGCGGGCCATGGTCGTGTCCGGCATGGTGATCGGCACCGCGGGCGTGTTCCTGCTCACCCGCGTCGACATGGGATCGACGTACACGGACTTCCTCGCGCCGATGATGATGCTGGGCTTCGCGATCGGCCTGAGTGTGTCCCCGGCCACCGACACGATCATGGGATCGTTCCCGGAGAGTGAGCTGGGTGTCGGAGGCGGCGCCAACGACACCGCCCTGGAGCTGGGAGGTTCGCTCGGCATCGCGATCCTCGGCTCGCTGCTGGGCACCGCGTACCGCGACGAGCTGACCGATCTGGTCGGCGGCAACCTTCCGGCCGCCGCGATGGAGACCGCCAAGGACTCGGTGGGCGGCGGCCTGGCGGTCGCCGAACAGGTCGCGAAGGACCCCGCCGGCGGGGCGCAGCAGGCGCAGGTCCTGGTCGAGGCGGTGCACGAGGCGTTCGCACACGGCGTCGCCCAGACCAGCCTGGTCGGCGGGATCATCATGGCCGTCGGCACGCTGGTCGTCTTCGCGGTCCTGCCCGGCCGGAAGGCTGCCGCGGGCGCGGAGGGCGCGGAGGGCGCGGAGGGCGCGGAGCGGTCGGAGGAGGCCGCAGCCTCGGAGGAGTACTCCGACGCCTCCCGCTAGAACGGCCTGCCTTCGGCCAGGGCGGCCCGTCTCCGGCTGAGGGGACCTGCCAGGGCGGCCCGTCTCCGGCTGAAGGGGCCGTCCCCTGGGCCAGGACGGCCCGTCTGTCGCCCCTGCTGCCGACTTGCCTTGCCCCGCCGTGGTGTTCTCGGAACTCCGCCGGTGGGGCGTCCGGCATCCGGGCACTCGGCGTCCGGCGTCCGGCGTTCGGCGGATTGTGCCTCCCATGTTTTTCACGGCGGCGTGAAGAGGGCGACCGTCGGACCAGAGGTCGGCGGTCGTCACCGCCCGAGGGATGCGGGGGCCGCGGGGGCCGGTGGAAGTGATGGGGGTCGGGTGGGGTGCCGTCTTCAGTCCGAGGCGGTCGCAGGCTCGTACTGGGGCTCCGGCTCCCGCTCCGGGGTCGACTCCGGGTCCGAGCCCGCGGCCGCCTTAGGTATCAGCCCGCTCATCGCGGCACGGTGCTCGGGCCCTATGACGTGGGCCAGCGCCCCTGTCACCGTCTCGGCCAGGGCGCCGGACGCCTCTTGGAGCTTGGTCCGGGCCTTGTCGGTGAGGGCCACCTCCACCCCGCGCTTGTCCCCGCACACCGACCTCCGGGTGACGAGACCGACGTGCTGGAGGCACGCGACCTGGTACGTCAGCCGGGTCTTGGGCCGCCCCAGCAGCTCCGCGACGCGGGTCATGCGGAGGCCGCCCTGGGGCTGCTCCGCCAGGAGGCACAGGACCAGGAACTCGTCGTGCGAGACGTCGAGGTGCTCCTTGACCACCGACCGCAGTCGCTGCTCCACCGCTCCGGTCGCCGCCAGCAGCAACATCCAGCCGCGCAGCTCGGGCGGCAGCAGGCCGGCCCCGGCGTC
Protein-coding regions in this window:
- a CDS encoding putative T7SS-secreted protein, with the protein product MGIGDFISDITPDSVEDAVEDGVEWVGNRVEDAGNWTADRLDDVGWKSGADWVREQSRSVANRLGAEVDEMDLGQTEDKTKLIYGSPSEITSTAGKLRAFQSAFDNAGDGLKGLDSSRLKGETADALRTAVSTQPPKWFTGADACERAAAALEAFAGTVTWAQGQAQTAIDKWKEGVKASEDAADAHRKKVDDYNGAVDRYNAQPADRRDPASLPPKPAATFDDPGKKLMQEAQDVLAEARKQRNSAAETARTAVRAARDMAPQKPSYTEQLGDGLQELQLMGDHVGGGVVKGTAGLLNFVRGVNPLDPYNITHPAEYATSLNNLAAGLVVAANDPVGTGKQMISDFMKDPAEGFGRLLPDLALTVATGGGGAGVKAVRVAEEAADAARLRRLVDDAPEGTHSRPDGERPTDGTDPVDLASGRMFLPQTDLEIPGILPLVFTRRTESGCTAGRFLGPAWTSTVDERLEIDAIGVLHVTAEGLLVPYPHPAPGSPTRPETGRARTLLASDSDGGYTVTALDSGLTFHFTAPSGGEPGGDGVAWLSGVSERNGHAVDVDRGEDGVPLALVHSAGHRVNLSVADGLVTGLSLAGGGEGGADLPLLSYGYEDRDLTTVTKPSGAVTTFVYDDRRRVIAWIDSNGSRYDYVYDDRDRVVAEGGEAGHVQITLSYTEPDAATGHRATVLTTADGRVTRHLYGPGCRRLALTDPLGHTTRFGYDSGGNLVTRTDPLGLTTVFAYDEEGRVVSAVRPDGSELRTVRGPFGLPVEVIGSDGTRMVHAYDERGNRTAVTDQAGATTHYTYDGSGRLTSVTDALGATTHVVCDAAGLPVEVTDPAGALTRTERDALGRPVRVTDPMGGVTLLEWAADGQLARRTGPDGAAQSWTYDGEGNLLSRTDASGGVSRFEYTHFDLPAAHTRPDGARYEFEHDAGLRLTRVTNPQGLTWTYEYDAADNIVSETDFDGRTLTYRTDPAGRLVARVDALGGTVSFARDRLGRVVAKDVDGQVTTYAYDRAGRLLEAVGPDGELRYRYDRRGLTKAELVDGRAVLYAYDVLGRRIRRTTPTGHVTSYAYSADGLAHSLTSGGHRIDFTHDAAGREIARVFGDAITMTSAWDEAGRLTTQRITAGGLDVNGRAYSYRADGRLTSVVDGLSGSRTFDLDRVGRVTAVHARGWTERYAYDDAGNQASASWPSGHPGHEATGPRAYTGTTLTRAGDVRFEHDALGRVVLRQKTRLSRKPDTWHYTWDTENRLTGVTTPDGTRWRYRYDALGRRTAKQRLTADGASVVEEVRFTWDGLNLCEQTSHHPDAPNTVALTWDHRNVVPLAQTERILTADGRQEEIDRRFFAIATDLVGTPTELIDETGGIAWRTRSTLWGTTAWSRDSGAYTPLRFPGQYYDPETGLHYNCFRHYDPETGRYTSPDPLGLAPAPNPLAYVDNPHSGCDPLGLMPKYTKEEKAQKRVDKILDDIAERAQNGEINKHPKYHGETRHGFTDEQVLEILKNPDAVYQSSGQAGNFIFRKDNDIAVVYGPGSKQGQAITAYGDSGIKGPSGADALGGSPTDPGAPVTHEDIVQGRIPTEDGYLAPAKQIR
- a CDS encoding MarR family winged helix-turn-helix transcriptional regulator — translated: MPTSPASPADVRAQWAAHNPGLDTSPMEVVGLLKRATGLLDRAVEPLYAGAPLTAPEVDTLIPLRHATDPVIARSLAERLGLSRAGVSKTLAKLERRGFITRTPNPADRRAALLVITESGAKAVDDLFPRQLAAEVDLLAGLGDDREWILRALGRLVETMEGQGRHG
- a CDS encoding multidrug effflux MFS transporter encodes the protein MVPPSSSRATAVPTATATATAPGPAPRERSAVALVAVLGALTAVAPLATDMYVPGFPAMGNALGASSSAVQLTMTAFLAGLVVGQLLIGPLSDGLGRRRLLISGSTGFVLFSLVCAVAPNVGLLTGARFLQGVAGAAGMVLARAVLTDRFDGAELPRRFAVLSQVMGVAPIAAPVLGGAILGVSTWRAVFAVLAVLGGLLVLAVVRGVPESLPPERRRSGGFLNTFRAMGTLLGRRAFMGYVLAVALVAAALFAYISGSSFVFENLHGVSSTTYSLIFATNAVGMLLAGAVFARLAGRGVRLNTLLAAGVGVVLAGALGQVLVVLSVGESLVGTWVTLFVTTAGVGLVFPSGMSIGQSVGRMAPGAASALLGGLQFLFGALASPLVGLFGEDSSLPMALIMLIAATGAVLALVGLARPWQGHGETASV
- a CDS encoding TetR/AcrR family transcriptional regulator — its product is MTHSVAREPQRRNSRSNRARILATARQELGRNPDVTLEEIARASGVVRRTLFGHFPGRAALLEALAEEASEALRGALAVASAPQEPAERALAHFVHTIWPVGDRYRLLLALARRDLGDERVAEILAPARDEVTAILARGQRDGVFHTQLPPAVLSAGLEAMQVALLEEVNTGALEDDGTRTAVVTLVAAGVSEERARSVVGEIVSAAASVAEPGA
- a CDS encoding MFS transporter, whose product is MPFPVKTPVEKMTGPYAKRWSALIVLCLSLLIVVMANTSLIVAAPDMTTDLGLSSSDLQWVIDGYTVPYAALMLVLGSIGDKYSRRGALITGLLVFAGGSVMGSLVDRTDMVITARAIMGVGAAVVMPATLSLLVAIFPRRERAKAITAWTATSGLAIAVGPLVAGWLLQDHAWGSTFLINVPIALVAVVGALALIPPSKAAGMGRIDYIGGLLSIVSVGSLVYATIEGPHFGWGAGPITAAVVAAVGLVGFVAWELRHPHPMLDVRKFRLRPFGGSMLAVLFFFFGTFGAIYYSTQFLQFVLDYDALQTGVRLLPLAGAVFVGAAVTGRLTPKLGVRAMVVSGMVIGTAGVFLLTRVDMGSTYTDFLAPMMMLGFAIGLSVSPATDTIMGSFPESELGVGGGANDTALELGGSLGIAILGSLLGTAYRDELTDLVGGNLPAAAMETAKDSVGGGLAVAEQVAKDPAGGAQQAQVLVEAVHEAFAHGVAQTSLVGGIIMAVGTLVVFAVLPGRKAAAGAEGAEGAEGAERSEEAAASEEYSDASR
- a CDS encoding MarR family winged helix-turn-helix transcriptional regulator; protein product: MADSPEHPADLPACPSAQDAGAGLLPPELRGWMLLLAATGAVEQRLRSVVKEHLDVSHDEFLVLCLLAEQPQGGLRMTRVAELLGRPKTRLTYQVACLQHVGLVTRRSVCGDKRGVEVALTDKARTKLQEASGALAETVTGALAHVIGPEHRAAMSGLIPKAAAGSDPESTPEREPEPQYEPATASD